A genomic region of Botrytis cinerea B05.10 chromosome 9, complete sequence contains the following coding sequences:
- the Bcarg5 gene encoding Bcarg5, with amino-acid sequence MLALRSRAAVVARRARTATSKFPSSSTVRSLPQATTAVALSSRRQYSAPATDSFSTRSTVVQLLSNIGSKREVQQYLSHFSSVSSQQFAVIKVGGAIITEHLESLTSALAFLNHVGLFPVVVHGAGPQLNKLLEDAGVEPQFEEGIRVTDGKTLAVARKLFLEENLKLVEKLEEMGVRARPITSGVFGADYLDKEKYNLVGKINKVNKGPIEAAINAGCLPILTSMAETPEGQVLNVNADVAAGELARELQPLKIVYLSEKGGLFNADTNEKISAINLDEEYDSLMSQWWCRYGTRLKIKETKQLLDLLPRSSSVAIIHPADLQKELFTDTGAGTLIRRGNKLATASTLSEFEDIQKLKDVLVRDREGLDARATVDRYVDGLKNKEFKAYFDEPMDALAIVLPPKSPSSLSNLATFTITKAGWLTNVADNVFAAIKKDHTKLVWTVKEDDENLTWFFDKADGSLSKNGEVMFWYGITDGNEVKDLMTEFATHGRSMLGDANLEARLHRAARAATGMSAAMSGQGGIRQQARAFSTSARRPAVKSSRASRFPASGRGYATTTNPNPPFGKQNSSNTQPAKVALIGARGYTGQALISLLNAHPNMDLRHVSSRELAGQKLKGYEKRDITYENLSPEDVRRMEENGEIDCWVMALPNGVCKPFVDAVNEGKGPQNSVIVDLSADYRFDSKWTYGLPELVNRSDIAKATRISNPGCYATAAQLGIAPLVPFLGGQPTIFGVSGYSGAGTKPSPKNDVENLTGNIIPYSLTDHIHEREISNQLGVEVAFIPHVAVWFQGIHHSISIPLKEKMTSRDIRNLYQERYAGEKLVKITGEAPSVKNISGKHGVEIGGFGVHSSGKRVVVCATIDNLLKGAATQCLQNMNLALGFAEYEGIPLD; translated from the exons ATGTTGGCACTTCGATCTAGAGCAGCTGTTGTTGCTCGAAGAGCACGCACTGCTACGAGCAAATTCCCCTCCTCGTCAACTGTGAGATCTCTCCCACAAGCTACCACCGCCGTAGCTCTTTCATCCAGACGTCAGTACTCGGCGCCTGCTACAGACAGTTTTTCAACTCGTTCGACTGTTGTTCAACTCCTCAGCAACATTGGTTCCAAGCGCGAAGTGCAGCAATATCTCTCACATTTCAGCTCCGTGTCTTCTCAACAATTCGCAGTTATCAAGGTTGGTGGTGCGATTATTACTGAACATCTCGAATCTCTCACATCTGCCCTCGCTTTCCTCAACCATGTGGGTCTGTTCCCAGTCGTTGTTCACGGTGCAGGACCACAATTGAATAAGCTATTGGAAGATGCGGGTGTGGAGCCCCAATTCGAAGAGGGCATTCGCGTTACAGATGGAAAAACATTGGCAGTCGCGCGAAAACTGTTCTTGGAGGAGAACCTGAAGTTGGTTGAGAAGTTGGAGGAGATGGGAGTCAGAGCGAGACCAATCACTTCTGGCGTTTTCGGTGCGGATTATTTGGACAAGGAGAAATACAATTTGGTTGGCAAAATCAACAAGGTTAACAAGGGTCCAATTGAAGCTGCCATCAATGCGGGGTGCCTACCAATCTTGACCTCCATGGCTGAGACTCCTGAGGGTCAAGTCTTGAATGTCAATGCTGATGTCGCGGCTGGAGAACTTGCCAGGGAATTGCAAccattgaagattgtttaCCTGTCTGAGAAGGGAGGACTTTTCAATGCGGATACCAACGAGAAGATTTCTGCTATCAATCTCGATGAGGAATACGATTCTTTGATGTCACAATGGTGGTGCAGATATGGtacaagattgaagatcaaGGAGACTAAGCAATTGCTTGATCTCCTCCCAAGATCTTCCAGTGTTGCTATCATTCACCCAGCCGATCTTCAAAAAGAGTTGTTCACCGATACCGGAGCAGGAACTTTGATCCGAAGAGGCAACAAATTGGCTACCGCTAGCACTCTTTCCGAGTTTGAGGATATCCAGAAATTGAAAGACGTTCTTGTACGGGACCGTGAAGGTTTGGATGCACGAGCTACTGTTGACAGATATGTTGACGGACTCAAGAACAAGGAATTCAAGGCTTATTTCGATGAGCCTATGGATGCTCTCGCAATTGTCCTTCCTCCAAAGTCTCCAAGTTCTCTTTCTAATCTGGCTACTTTTACTATTACCAAGGCTGGATGGTTGACCAATGTTGCTGATAATGTTTTCGCTGCTATCAAGAAAGATCACACCAAGTTGGTTTGGACTGTTAAAGAGGACGATGAAAATTTGACTTGGTTCTTTGATAAAGCTGATGGTAGCTTGTCTAAGAATGGAGAGGTTATGTTCTGGTATGGAATTACTGATGGTAATGAAGTCAAGGATCTCATGACTGAGTTTGCCACTCACGGTAGATCTATGCTCGGAGATGCCAACCTTGAAGCACGCCTTCACCGTGCTGCTAGAGCAGCTACTGGAATGAGTGCTGCCATGTCTGGTCAGGGTGGTATCAGGCAGCAAGCCCGAGCTTTCTCTACTTCTGCTCGTAGACCTGCCGTCAAATCTTCCCGAGCTTCCCGCTTCCCTGCATCAGGACGAGGATATGCTACAACTACCAACCCTAACCCTCCTTTTGGCAAGCAAAACTCATCCAACACCCAACCTGCCAAGGTTGCTTTGATTGGTGCCAGAGGATACACTGGCCAAGCTTTGATCAGCCTCCTTAATGCTCACCCAAACATGGATCTCAGACACGTCTCATCAAGAGAACTCGCTGGCCAAAAGTTGAAGGGTtatgagaagagagatattACCTATGAAAACCTTTCTCCAGAAGATGTTCGCagaatggaagaaaatggtgaaattgattgttggGTTATGGCACTACCAAACGGTGTCTGCAAGCCTTTCGTTGATGCCGTCAACGAGGGTAAGGGTCCTCAAAACAGTGTTATTGTTGATCTTTCTGCCGATTATCGATTTGACAGCAAATGGACATACGGTCTTCCAGAATTAGTCAACAGATCCGATATTGCCAAGGCAACTAGAATTTCCAACCCAGGTTGTTATGCTACAGCAGCTCAGCTTGGAATTGCTCCATTGGTACCATTCCTTGGTGGTCAGCCAACCATCTTCGGTGTATCAGGTTACTCCGGAGCCGGTACCAAACCATCCCCAAAGAATGATGTTGAAAACCTTACTGGTAACATCATTCCTTACTCTCTCACTGACCACATTCACGAACGTGAAATTAGCAACCAATTAGGTGTTGAAGTTGCATTCATTCCTCACGTTGCCGTCTGGTTCCAGGGTATCCATCACTCAATCTCCATTCctttgaaggagaagatgacTAGTAGAGATATTAGAAATCTTTACCAAGAGCGATATGCTGGAGAGAAATTGGTCAAGATCACTGGAGAAGCACCAAGTGTTAAGAATATTAGTGGAAAGCATGGTGTAGAGATTGGTGGTTTTGGAGTACATAGCAGTGGCAAGAGAGTGGTTGTTTGTGCAACCATTGATAATTTGTTGAAGGGAGCTGCGACTCAATGTTTGc AAAACATGAACCTCGCATTAGGATTCGCGGAATATGAAGGTATCCCACTTGATTAG